One window of Triticum dicoccoides isolate Atlit2015 ecotype Zavitan chromosome 5A, WEW_v2.0, whole genome shotgun sequence genomic DNA carries:
- the LOC119301783 gene encoding 1-aminocyclopropane-1-carboxylate oxidase 1-like: MASTLSFPIIDMGLLRGDERPAAMNLLHDACENWGFFQVLDHGISTELMDEVEKMTKEHYKRVREQRFLEFASKTLEDGGKAAENLDWESTFFVRHLPEPNIAEIPDLDDDYRRVMKQFASELERLAERLLDLLCENLGLEKGYLTRAFRGSKGAPTFGTKVSSYPPCPRPDLVKGLRAHTDAGGIILLFQDDRVGGLQLLRDGEWVDVPPTRHSIVVNLGDQLEVITNGRYKSVLHRVVAQTDGNRMSIASFYNPASDAVIFPAAALVEAEAAGGAYPRFVFEDYMKLYVRHKFEDKEPRFEAFKSMETHSSNLIATA, encoded by the exons ATGGCATCGACATTGTCATTCCCCATCATCGACATGGGTCTGCTCCGCGGGGACGAGCGGCCGGCGGCGATGAACCTTCTGCACGATGCATGCGAGAACTGGGGCTTCTTCCAG GTCCTGGACCACGGCATCTCGACGGAGCTGATGGACGAGGTGGAGAAGATGACCAAGGAGCACTACAAGAGGGTGCGGGAGCAGAGGTTCCTCGAGTTCGCGAGCAAGACGCTGGAGGACGGCGGCAAGGCGGCGGAGAACCTGGACTGGGAGAGCACCTTCTTCGTGCGCCACCTCCCGGAGCCCAACATCGCCGAGATACCCGACCTCGACGACGACTACAGGCGGGTGATGAAGCAGTTCGCGTCGGAGCTGGAGAGGCTGGCGGAGCGGCTGCTGGACCTGCTCTGCGAGAACCTCGGCCTGGAAAAGGGGTACCTCACGCGCGCGTTCCGTGGCTCCAAGGGCGCCCCCACCTTCGGCACCAAGGTCAGCAGCTACCCTCCCTGCCCGCGCCCGGACCTCGTCAAGGGCCTCCGCGCCCACACCGACGCCGGCGGCATCATCCTGCTCTTCCAGGACGACCGCGTCGGCGGGCTCCAGCTGCTCAGGGACGGCGAGTGGGTGGACGTGCCGCCCACGCGCCACTCCATCGTCGTCAACCTCGGCGACCAGCTGGAGGTGATCACCAACGGCAGGTACAAGAGCGTGCTCCACCGCGTGGTCGCGCAGACCGACGGCAACCGTATGTCCATCGCATCCTTCTACAACCCGGCCAGCGACGCGGTCATCTTcccggcggcggcgctggtggaggcggaggcggccggcgGGGCGTACCCGAGGTTCGTGTTCGAGGACTACATGAAGCTGTACGTGCGCCACAAGTTCGAGGACAAGGAGCCCAGGTTCGAGGCCTTCAAGTCCATGGAGACCCACAGCTCCAATCTCATCGCTACTGCATAG
- the LOC119297421 gene encoding protein HVA22-like produces MAKSTWALICHLHAIAGPSLTLIYPLYASICAMESTSKLDDGQWLAYWIIYSFIALFEMAAEQVLYWIPLWYEVKLLFVAWLVLPQFRGASFIYEKFVREQIRKHGLMLHEHHGHDAGHGSHVLKAEHGVH; encoded by the exons ATGGCGAAGAGCACATGGGCGCTCATCTGCCACCTCCACGCCATTGCAGG GCCGAGCCTGACCCTGATATACCCGCT GTACGCGTCGATCTGCGCGATGGAGAGCACGTCCAAGCTGGACGACGgccagtggctggcctactggataaTCTACTCCTTCATCGCCCTCTTCGAAATGGCAGCCGAGCAAGTCCTCTACTG GATACCGCTGTGGTACGAGGTGAAGCTGCTATTCGTGGCGTGGCTGGTGCTGCCGCAGTTCAGGGGCGCCTCCTTCATCTACGAGAAGTTCGTCAGGGAGCAGATCAGGAAGCACGGGCTGATGCTGCACGAGCACCACGGCCACGATGCCGGCCACGGGTCGCACGTCCTCAAG GCTGAGCATGGCGTGCACTGA